The nucleotide window GGGCGCCTATGAGCACCGCCCGCACCGGCTCAGCCGGCCTCGGGCAGGACGTAGCCGGCCTCGTCCTGGCCCAGGTCGCCGGTATCGCCCAGGGCGACGGCGCGCCTGCCCAGCAGGAGGGTATAGGCCCACAGGGCCGCCAGGGCCAGGGCCCCGATCGTGATCTTCACAGCCCAGGGCATGGGCGCGGGGGTCACGAAGGCCTCGATGAGGCCGGCCACGGCCAGGGCACCGGTGAGGAAGATGGCCACGGTGATCAGGGCGCGGCCCTCGGCGGCCAGGGCTGCGCCCCGGGAGCGGGGGCCGGGCACGAGCAGGGTCCAGAACAATCGCAGCCCGGCGGCGCCGGCGACGAACACGCAGGTCAGCTCCAGCAGGCCGTGGGGGCTGATAAGCGCCAGGAACTGGCCGAAGATCCCGTGGTCGGCCATGACGGCACCGGCAACACCCAGGGAGGCCGCGTTCTGGAACAGGACGTAGAGCGGCAGCACGCCGGTGATGCCGCTGGCCACGCACAGCGCGGCGATGCGGGCGTTGTTGGTCCACACCTGGGCGGCGAAGTCCGGGGCCTCGTAGGTGGAGTAGTAGGCCTCGAAGGACTTCGTGGCATACTCCTCCAGCTCCTGGGGGGTTCCCACGGCGCTCATCGCCTCGGGGGTGCGCAGTGTCCAGACGCCGACGATGACGGCGATCGCGATCTCCGCCACCATCACCCCCACGGTCCACCAGCGGATGCGGTAGAGCGCCGCGGGCATCGTGCTGCTCAGGAAGCGCCGCGCATCGCCCAGGCTCAGCTCACGGGTGCCGGTCAGGCGTCCGCGTGCCGCCGCCAGGCGCCGGGAGAGATCAGCTGCCAGCTGCGGGTCGGGCGCCGTGGTGCGCACCCGCGACAGGTGGCGGGCGCAGGAGCGGTAGAGCGCCACCAGCTCATCGACCTCCTGGCCGGTGAGGCGCCGCATGGCCACGAGATGGTCGAGACGGTCCCACTGGTCGCGGTGCGCCGCGGAGAAAGCATCAACATCCACACAGGAAGTCTGTCATGACGACTCAAGCACCGCCCTCATCCGAGCGGATGATGGAGCCCGACCTCATGGTCACCGGCGAGGCCGTGGCCCTGGAGGTCACGCCCGCCACGGTCGCCTCCCGCCTGCTGTCGGGGCTCATCGACTACGGCATCTACGCGCTTGGCCTGCTGATGACCATCATCACCGTCAGCCTGGTCATCGAGGAGGACGCGCTGGGCATCGGCCAGCCCAATGACGCCCAGCTCGCCGCGCTCTTCAGCGGCCTCATCTTCCTGTGGGTCGTGGCCGTCCCCCTGGCGGTGGAGGTGCTCAGCAATGGCCGCAGCGCGGGCCGCCTGGTCATGGGGACCCGGGTGGTGCGCGACGACGGCGGCGCCGTGCGCTGGCGCCACTGCCTGGTGCGGGTCCTGGTGGGCGTGGTGGAGATCTGGCTGTCCCAGACGCTACTGGCGGTGGGCACCAGCCTGGTCACCAAGCGGGGCAAGCGCCTGGGCGACCTGCTGGCGGGCACCTATGTGGTGCGCGAGCGCCACGACATGGGCAACGGCATCCCCTTCCTCATGCCTCCCGAGCTGAGCTCCTGGGCGGCGGAGACGGACATCCGACGCATCCCGGGAGGGCTGTCGCTGTCGGTGCGCACCTTCCTTCACCGGGCCAGTGCGATGCGCCCCGAGCACCGTCACCGGCTGGGCATGGAGCTGGCCCAGCACATCCAGGGCTTCGTCTCCCCACCGCCCCCCGCCGGCACCCATCCGGAGCGCTTCCTGGCCGCCGTCATGGTGGAGCGGCGCAACCGCGAGTTCATCCTGGAGCTGCGCGACCGGGCGCTGGAGGACTCCGCGCGCCAGGAGATGGAGCGCCCCGTGCTCGGGGTGGGTGCGGTCACCGGAGTGCCTGGAGCCCCGCGCTCCTGAGCAGCGGGCGGAGCGCCTGAGGGCCGGGCTCCACCTGCGCGGGCCGCCTCAGGCGGGCAGGGGCAGGCCCTCGTGGGGCAGGAGGATCGGCACGCCCTCGCGCACCGGGTAGGCCAGTGCGGCGCCCCGGGAGATGAGTACGGGGGCGGCGCCGATGCTGCCCTCCTCCAGCTCCTCGCCGGTGATGGGGCAGCGCAGGATGCCGCGCAGTCCCGGGTCGATGAGGCCCGCGGACTGCGGTGCGGGGCTGCCGGACCCGCCGGCTGCGAAGTGGTCGGTGGCGTCCTGGGGCATGCTCACTCCTCCTCCACCGCCCGGTCCCCGCGCAGGACGCGCAGGTGACCACGGCGGGTGATCTCGCTGGCCAGGACCTCCGGGGGCTGAGGAAGGCCTCCCTGCCCCGGGCCGCTGGCGGGGCCGGTGAGGGGGGCGGGCACGATCCCGCCGGGCCGGGGCCGGTGCTCGGCGGGCTGGGGGGCGGGGCGGGGGGTCCGGGAGGCCTCGCGCACGGCGTCGGCCAGGGCGAGCAGGTCGTCCTCGCTGGGGGGTGCGGGGGCGAACTCGGTGGCCAGGCGGATGATCTGCCAGCCGCGCGGGGCGGTGAAGGAGGCGACGTGCTTCTCGCACAGGTCGTAGGCCTCGGGCTGGGCCTCGGTGGCCAGGGGGCCCAGGACGATGGTGGAGTCCGCGTAGACGGAGGTCAGGGTGGCCACGGCTGGTTGCTCACAGCCGGGCCTGCGGCAGCGTCGGACTCTTCTCACGCCCGCAGGCTACCGTGCCGCTGCTCGGGAGGCAGCCGGTTCACGCCTAGGCTGGCCACTGTGACCGACCTGTACCATGCCGGGGCCGGCGGCCCCTCGGCGAGGAGGCCGCGCCGGCGGCGCGATCGCCACGGCCGGGGCCTGCGCGGTCCGCTGATGCCCCCGAGCCTGCCCGCGTGGCGCACTCGGGCCGAGCGCTTCGATGCGCTGGTGGTGGCCACCGCCCAGGATCTGGGCCGCCGCTGGCCGCAGGTCGAGGCGATCCAGTTCGCCGTGGAGGAGGTCCCCCCCTCCGATCCCGCACCGTGGGAGCACTCGGTGGTGCTGGGGCGCGGCTTCGCGGCGGAGCCGCATGCGGGGCTTCCCGGCCGGGTCATCATCTACCGCCGCCCGGTGGTCAGCCGGGTCTCGGGCGATGAGGAGCTCGCTGAGATCGTGCGCCTGGTGGTGGTCGAGCAGGTGGCCCTCATGCTGGGGCGCCGCCCCGAGGAGATCGACCCGGGCGCCTACCACTAGAGGCCTGATACCGCTGGTGCGGCGACCGCGGTGGCCTCTCAGCCCGCTCCAGCCCCGAGCACGTCCTGGAAGGAGACGGCGGGCCTGTGGGCGACGGCGGCGGAATCGTCAGTCGAGGAGGACCTCGCGCTGGGCGCTGGCGGCGGCATCGGGCACGGCCGGGACCACGGAGATGAGGGTGCCGGCGGCATCCCCGGTGGCCTGGGCGGTGACGATGGTGGCGGCGGCCAGCCCCTCCCCCGTGCCGGAGTCGGTGACGGTCACCGCGCTGAAGTCCTGGGGGACCTCGACGGTGCTTGCGCCCCCCGCGGGCAGGCTCACCTCCTGGCTCCATCCGCCGTCGAGGGAGGCCAGGGTCACCGTGCGCCGATCCCCGCTGTTGGCCAGGGCGACCGCGGGGGTCAGCCCCCCGCCCCGGGGGACGGCCAGGATGCTGCTGGGCCCGGAGTCACCGGCGCCGGGCTGGATCCAGGCCTCGTCGTGGACCAGGGAGCCGGAGCGGGCCGGGTACTCCCCCGCACTGCGCACGAGGCGGACGCCGGCGGCGACCTGCCTGTCAGCGGTGACCTGCACGCCGTAGGTGCCGGGCGCCACTCCCCGCAGGGACAGGTCGAAGACGGCACCGGGGTCGATCTCGACCTCCTGGGCGCCGGGCAGGGGCGTGGGCCCCTCGGGCCCCAGCATGGTGATGCTGACCGAGGCCGGCTCCTCATGGGGGTTGACCACGCGCACGGCGGAGGCCTCGGAGGATGTCGCGCCGGTGGAGTCCTGGGGGGTCTCGCCCTGCTCGGCGGCATCGACGACCTGGACGGCGGGAATGGTCAGGTCGGTGGCCGGGCCCGAGCCGGGGGTGATGACGTCGACTCCCGCGGCGGTCTCCCCGTCGAGGGACTCGGTGACCAGGGTGGGGACCAGGGAGCCGCCGTCGGCCTCGATGGACACGGCGATGCGCTCGTCCTGGCTGCCACTGGTCTCCAGGAGCATCGACTGGGACTTGCCGGCCGGAATGGTCACCTCCCCGTTGCTGGGCAGGGACAGGCGCCCCGAGGAGCCGTAGAGGCTGACCCGGGCGGTCACCGCCGTGACGCCGGGGTTGTCCAGGCGCAGGTCGGCCGAGGCTCCCAGGTCGGCTGAGCCTCCGACGATCCAGGACACGGCACTGGGCTGGGTGCATGGCGCGGCGGTCAGGCCGCGCAGGTCCCCGTCGTTGGTCAGGGAGGTCACGACGGTGGCGGCGCTGACGGCCTGGGAGCCCGCGGGCTCGATGCTCAGCACCCCTCCGGTGCCGGCATCCAGGGAGGTGGTCCCCTCACTGTCCAGGGTCTCGCCGCGGTAGTCGATGGACTGAGCCCGACCCACGGGGGTGATGAGGGTGCGGGCGGTGGTGGTGCCCTTCTCGGTGACGGCCAGGGTGTTGCCGGGCTGGCCGGGGCAGACGTAGACGGTGCGGGCGCCCTGCTCGGCAATGGTCAGTGCCTCAACACTCGATGGTGTCATCGGCGCGGGGCTGTGGCGCCCCCACCAGGTCAGGCCCGCGGCGCCCGCGACCAGCACCAGGGCGCTGGCCACGGCGGCGGAGCGGTGCGCCACACGGCGCCAGCTCAGCGGCGCACCGGGGCGCCGGCGCCGCAGGGTGCGCAGACGACGGCGGGCGGGCCGAGTGGGTGCGGCGGAGGTCGCGGCCGCTGCAGAACCCTCGGACGCGGTGGGGGTCTCAGGTGGAGCGGGGGTCTGGGATGAGCCGCGCGCCCCGGCCTCCTGGTCCGCACCGGCCTCCGCCATGGCCTCATCGGCCGCGCCGGCCTCGAAGGACTCCGGATCCTGCGTCACCGGATCCTGGGGCGCGCGGTTCGCAGTTCCGGGGACCTGGGTCCCGGCGCTCGCCGTGTCCTCCTCGGCGTCCTCCGCCCCAGCCGTGGTCTCGGCCCGCTCGGAGCCGCTGGGCCCACCGCCTGTGGTCTCACCGCGGTCCTCACCGTCGCCGATCTCGCCATGGCCGGCCTGCCTGCGCTCCGCCCCAGGGGCATCACCGGCCTGATCTCCAGCTGTCGTGTCAGCGCCGTCCTCGGCACTGACCTCGACAGCACTGGGGCCGGCCTCCGGCGCCTGAGCGGGCACCTCCTCGGCGCCGTCCGCCTCCGCGGTCTGAGCGCCTTCGGGGTGCGTGGCGCCCGCAGCATCCTCCGCGGGCGCAGCGGCCTCCTGTGACGGGTCCTCGGAGGCGTGGGCGGGCGAGGCCGCAGCCTCCTGTGTCATAGGCCCCTCCGCCTGGCGGTGCTCGACCGCGTCCTGCATGTCCTGCGGGCGCGGGGAGTCCTCCTGGGGGCTCTGCCCGGGCGTGTGGCTCATGCGGACTCCTTCCCGCGGCGCAGCGGCAGAGCCGCAATGAGTGTCAGTGCCCAGACCACCCAGATCGTTCGGGTCAGGAGCACTGCGACGGTGCTGGAGTGGGTGAGGGTGAGCTCGCCCCCGGAGGCGGGCAGGGAGAAGGCCATCGACCAGCCGCCCTCCCCATCGGGCACGGTGGCGGCGCTCAACGGCCGGCCGTTGAGCGTGGCGCTCCAGTCGCGGCTCCTGCGCTCGGCCAGGACCAGGAGGCGCTCCCCCCTGCCCTCGGGCAGCTCCGCAGTGGTGCCCGAGGCGCCGCCGCTCCAGGGCAGCGCGGTCGAGGTGGTCGGGGCGTTCGATCCCCGGGCGGCTGCCGCGGTCTCGACGACGCGCAGGCGTGCGGCGCTCTGCTCGCCGTCGGGGGCCACGCGCCAGGCGGTGCCCGACTCGGTCTGGGCCAGCTGCTCCAGGCCGGGGGTGGAGGCCATGGCCGAGCGCGCATCGGCGGTGATCTCATCACCGGTGGCGTTGCGCAGCACGATGACCGCGATGCCGTGGTCGGCCAGGGCCTGGGCGACCTCCTCATCCTGCCCGGAGGTGGCGCGGGCCACGAGCTGGGCCAGGGCCTGATCCGCCTGGTCCTGGAGGTCCAGGGGCCGGGCACTGCTGGTCGCCGGGTCGGCCAGGAGCTGGTCGAGGCTCGCCCCGGCGCGCTGCCTCAGCTCGGTGTTGAGCACTGAGGGCAGGGCGTCGGTGATCTGGAGGCCGGGCCCCCGCCACACCGAGGCGCGCAGCCCCTGGGGGGTGGAGGCCAGGAGCAGGACCCGGCCGGCAGCGGGTGAGGCCTGCGCCTGGGCCGCGATGATGGGCACCTGCTGGCTGCCCGGCCGCAGGGCCATGAGCTGGGTACCCGGGGCGTTGAGGGACTGCCAGCTCCAGGCGGCCCCGATGAGGATCGGGCCGGCCAGCACCAGGACGCCCGCCGCGGCCAGGATCATGCGCCGCCGGGCCGCGCGCCGGGGGCGAAGCGCCGCCACGGCGGTATCCCCGGCGGCCAGGGCGGCGATGAGGAAGCCGGCCAGGCTCAGTGACAGTCCGGTGCCGGCCCAGCCGGTGACCAGGACCGCTGAGGGATCCAGCACCGTCGTGCCCACGGCGGTGACCACGCGGATGCTCAGGGCCGCCAGCGCCAGCCCGCCCAGGGCCAGCAGGATGCCGGTGCGGCTACGCGCGCCGGCCGCCCCGGGGATGAACAGGCCGAGCAGCGCTGCCGCCGGCACGATGACCAGGAGGATCCGGGCGAGCACGGCCAGCCAGGAGGCGGGCAGGAGCACATCGAGATCGATGGGGGATCCCAGGAGGAGGTCGGTGCTGCTGGGCACCGAGACCGCCAGGGGCGCCCCCAGGTCTGTCAGGAGCAGGCGCAGTCCCTCGCCCCAGCCGACGTCCCGGCCCAGCTGCCAGGCCCGCCACCAGGCGGGGGCGGCGGTGGCCACCAGGGGCAGGATGGTCAGGAGCAGGCGCAGCCCGCCCCGGGTGAGGACCATCAGTGCGATGAGAACCGGCAGGAGGACGACGGCGGTGGCAGGCGCCGCAGCCACGACGACGGACAGCAGCAGTCCCGCCACGGCGGCCGCCGTCGCCGATCCGGGGCCGTAGGCCGCCAGGCCCTCGGACCTGCGGGGGTCGGGAGCGGCCGAGGCCTCCTCCTCAGGCTCCGCGCCGGTCGGCCCGCCCTCAGTGGGCTCGGCCTGGGCGGCCCCCGCAGCCTCGGTCTCAAGGGGATCCGTCTCAGCGGCCACGCCGCCAGCGGTACCGCCCGGGGCGGAGTCGGGCTCCTCCCCCGCCCCGGGCTCGGCCGCAGCAGTGACATCTGCCGGTTCGGCCTCGTGGGAAGGATCGGTGTCAGCGGCCTGCTCATCGAGATGGGCCAGGTCCTCCAGACGGCCCTGGGCGAAGCGGTCGAGCTCCGCGCGCTCCTCCTCGGTGAGCTGGTGGGCGCCCACCATGCCCGAGACGACGACGTCGCGCCGATCAGCCCCCACGGCGCGGGCCAGGGCCAGCAGCGCCCAGGGCAGGGCCAGGTGCACCAGGATCGCGGCCACTCGGCCCTGCCCCACGGCCAGCAGCCCGGTG belongs to Actinomyces capricornis and includes:
- a CDS encoding DUF3499 domain-containing protein; this encodes MATLTSVYADSTIVLGPLATEAQPEAYDLCEKHVASFTAPRGWQIIRLATEFAPAPPSEDDLLALADAVREASRTPRPAPQPAEHRPRPGGIVPAPLTGPASGPGQGGLPQPPEVLASEITRRGHLRVLRGDRAVEEE
- a CDS encoding Trm112 family protein: MPQDATDHFAAGGSGSPAPQSAGLIDPGLRGILRCPITGEELEEGSIGAAPVLISRGAALAYPVREGVPILLPHEGLPLPA
- a CDS encoding DUF5719 family protein, which produces MSHTPGQSPQEDSPRPQDMQDAVEHRQAEGPMTQEAAASPAHASEDPSQEAAAPAEDAAGATHPEGAQTAEADGAEEVPAQAPEAGPSAVEVSAEDGADTTAGDQAGDAPGAERRQAGHGEIGDGEDRGETTGGGPSGSERAETTAGAEDAEEDTASAGTQVPGTANRAPQDPVTQDPESFEAGAADEAMAEAGADQEAGARGSSQTPAPPETPTASEGSAAAATSAAPTRPARRRLRTLRRRRPGAPLSWRRVAHRSAAVASALVLVAGAAGLTWWGRHSPAPMTPSSVEALTIAEQGARTVYVCPGQPGNTLAVTEKGTTTARTLITPVGRAQSIDYRGETLDSEGTTSLDAGTGGVLSIEPAGSQAVSAATVVTSLTNDGDLRGLTAAPCTQPSAVSWIVGGSADLGASADLRLDNPGVTAVTARVSLYGSSGRLSLPSNGEVTIPAGKSQSMLLETSGSQDERIAVSIEADGGSLVPTLVTESLDGETAAGVDVITPGSGPATDLTIPAVQVVDAAEQGETPQDSTGATSSEASAVRVVNPHEEPASVSITMLGPEGPTPLPGAQEVEIDPGAVFDLSLRGVAPGTYGVQVTADRQVAAGVRLVRSAGEYPARSGSLVHDEAWIQPGAGDSGPSSILAVPRGGGLTPAVALANSGDRRTVTLASLDGGWSQEVSLPAGGASTVEVPQDFSAVTVTDSGTGEGLAAATIVTAQATGDAAGTLISVVPAVPDAAASAQREVLLD
- a CDS encoding metallopeptidase family protein; the encoded protein is MTDLYHAGAGGPSARRPRRRRDRHGRGLRGPLMPPSLPAWRTRAERFDALVVATAQDLGRRWPQVEAIQFAVEEVPPSDPAPWEHSVVLGRGFAAEPHAGLPGRVIIYRRPVVSRVSGDEELAEIVRLVVVEQVALMLGRRPEEIDPGAYH
- a CDS encoding RDD family protein, which gives rise to MTTQAPPSSERMMEPDLMVTGEAVALEVTPATVASRLLSGLIDYGIYALGLLMTIITVSLVIEEDALGIGQPNDAQLAALFSGLIFLWVVAVPLAVEVLSNGRSAGRLVMGTRVVRDDGGAVRWRHCLVRVLVGVVEIWLSQTLLAVGTSLVTKRGKRLGDLLAGTYVVRERHDMGNGIPFLMPPELSSWAAETDIRRIPGGLSLSVRTFLHRASAMRPEHRHRLGMELAQHIQGFVSPPPPAGTHPERFLAAVMVERRNREFILELRDRALEDSARQEMERPVLGVGAVTGVPGAPRS
- a CDS encoding stage II sporulation protein M; translation: MDVDAFSAAHRDQWDRLDHLVAMRRLTGQEVDELVALYRSCARHLSRVRTTAPDPQLAADLSRRLAAARGRLTGTRELSLGDARRFLSSTMPAALYRIRWWTVGVMVAEIAIAVIVGVWTLRTPEAMSAVGTPQELEEYATKSFEAYYSTYEAPDFAAQVWTNNARIAALCVASGITGVLPLYVLFQNAASLGVAGAVMADHGIFGQFLALISPHGLLELTCVFVAGAAGLRLFWTLLVPGPRSRGAALAAEGRALITVAIFLTGALAVAGLIEAFVTPAPMPWAVKITIGALALAALWAYTLLLGRRAVALGDTGDLGQDEAGYVLPEAG
- a CDS encoding glycosyltransferase; this encodes MTAGATPFLAPALRAVAAQSRVPDIVLIVDIASRANGLGDGTPIEEIVESCGLDDVSPVRIVRSGEAATFGDAVARGLESYSRLIASGNRRRSGASERRKHAAPGQITGPTGAMSPITVHECELVSEIVEGQEAPGQQLWLWLLHDDCAPEPGCLESLMDTATNARSVGIVGPKQVSWDRPDHLLEVGLRTTASARRANDIVPGEVDQGQYDDRSDVLAVGTAGALIDRAVWDELGGTAPWLGPFGDGLELSRAARLAGYRVVVEPQAVIRHRRASYLGLRRSPEAEGAEQAAPVTVLPERDPERSYRARRIAQLTNWAAFSNRPLPLLLAWFLILGAGRFAWRMVVKAPALARDELAAAMAVVGRSSLIRAGRRRLARHSEVPRSALGRLYVEPAQIRAHRRDRVRQDRERRAREKAPSELELRELAALARARRRTLGAVTLLALVVAGAGLSHVLLTRSIAGGALAGLDMTWSQAWSTAWSAWLPAADGYAGGPTPLLAILALPLALAGALGLGGATVIQILLLTAIPLAALGAWFAAGTLTRRVVLRAGAALAWALTPTGLLAVGQGRVAAILVHLALPWALLALARAVGADRRDVVVSGMVGAHQLTEEERAELDRFAQGRLEDLAHLDEQAADTDPSHEAEPADVTAAAEPGAGEEPDSAPGGTAGGVAAETDPLETEAAGAAQAEPTEGGPTGAEPEEEASAAPDPRRSEGLAAYGPGSATAAAVAGLLLSVVVAAAPATAVVLLPVLIALMVLTRGGLRLLLTILPLVATAAPAWWRAWQLGRDVGWGEGLRLLLTDLGAPLAVSVPSSTDLLLGSPIDLDVLLPASWLAVLARILLVIVPAAALLGLFIPGAAGARSRTGILLALGGLALAALSIRVVTAVGTTVLDPSAVLVTGWAGTGLSLSLAGFLIAALAAGDTAVAALRPRRAARRRMILAAAGVLVLAGPILIGAAWSWQSLNAPGTQLMALRPGSQQVPIIAAQAQASPAAGRVLLLASTPQGLRASVWRGPGLQITDALPSVLNTELRQRAGASLDQLLADPATSSARPLDLQDQADQALAQLVARATSGQDEEVAQALADHGIAVIVLRNATGDEITADARSAMASTPGLEQLAQTESGTAWRVAPDGEQSAARLRVVETAAAARGSNAPTTSTALPWSGGASGTTAELPEGRGERLLVLAERRSRDWSATLNGRPLSAATVPDGEGGWSMAFSLPASGGELTLTHSSTVAVLLTRTIWVVWALTLIAALPLRRGKESA